Proteins encoded together in one Chitinophaga sp. LS1 window:
- a CDS encoding Sir2 family NAD-dependent protein deacetylase, whose amino-acid sequence MEFGQLIRDAKVILIGAGAGMSAAAGIDYTSSERFRKLFPVMYQRGFRNNYQLMGYQGLSEAINWGYHAMHVQNVAYDNQQATVYQQLFSLVRDKEYFVITSNVDTMFEKNGFAPSRIFTPQGNYKLMQCLQPCSDETYDTRPILDKLSANLDPVTHEITDANAIPKCPKCGGDMFMNVRGGSWFIEKPYEQQRERFQSWVHQHLQTPIVIMDMGTGFNTPGVVRWPMEQITYHNPSAYLLRFNRDHPEVPAEIAARSLQIKGNIDEMLALL is encoded by the coding sequence ATGGAATTCGGGCAATTGATTCGTGATGCAAAAGTAATATTGATTGGTGCAGGCGCAGGTATGAGTGCTGCCGCAGGTATTGACTATACATCTTCCGAAAGATTTCGTAAGCTCTTCCCTGTCATGTACCAGAGAGGCTTTCGTAACAACTACCAGTTAATGGGCTACCAGGGCTTATCCGAAGCCATTAACTGGGGCTATCATGCCATGCATGTGCAAAACGTTGCGTACGATAATCAGCAGGCCACCGTTTATCAACAATTATTCTCTCTGGTCAGAGACAAGGAATACTTTGTCATTACCTCCAATGTGGATACCATGTTTGAAAAGAACGGTTTTGCCCCTTCCAGAATTTTCACACCACAGGGAAACTATAAACTGATGCAATGTTTACAACCCTGCTCTGATGAAACATATGATACCCGCCCTATTCTTGATAAACTGTCAGCGAATCTTGATCCGGTTACGCATGAAATCACGGATGCAAACGCTATTCCTAAATGTCCTAAATGTGGTGGCGATATGTTTATGAACGTCCGGGGTGGCAGCTGGTTTATCGAAAAACCTTACGAGCAACAACGCGAACGCTTCCAGTCATGGGTACATCAACATTTACAAACACCCATAGTCATCATGGACATGGGCACCGGTTTCAATACTCCAGGAGTAGTACGCTGGCCAATGGAACAAATCACTTACCATAATCCTTCGGCCTACCTGCTTCGCTTTAACAGAGACCACCCTGAAGTGCCTGCGGAAATCGCAGCCCGCTCCCTTCAAATAAAAGGAAATATCGACGAGATGCTAGCATTACTCTAA
- a CDS encoding two-component regulator propeller domain-containing protein encodes MNVKYRFATFIFCLLTIYSYSVRAQESTLSYSFRHLDLNDGLASNHVSAILQDRKGFIWIASTALQRYDGSNLITIASFDKVPGSIYYDDICLCEDKKGRIWMGAPDNIRFYDPVTSKVKVLKMDMLPMGTGNVYCSHIIQDHAGVIWVTTEEGLYRYDEQSSTFVIPKEVPEAQRAEMYSAITEDRKGNLWISGRKGIYMLSADRKHLYGRNNNPLQIPLLNTLGSVKQFFIDSHERLWVADRLGDTLYCYIPAQNQLKGWPFRINQPPEGNLVTDITEDKDNQIWVATELGGIYRYDEKANDFHLNIRANNEDDKRFHYDFEVNCFLNDRDGRLWIGTDRGLNILNTPDPAFRIMDQREPNANLPQAEVTGLFQDNKGNIYAGYWGKGFSWLSPDLQFKKQFLKEVPEERGLVWSFAQMPDDKVLVGQENGWLSIFDPKQGGFVAHKHKDVFDDQTLMTMLPENDTTVWIGLYKNGLVRWNPVTDTFMACQNLMNKIRHPITVMDIARQGDCILWLATSDAGLIRYNHVTQKIVSRELFPYAHLSVSNITCLKLLDDTTLVAGTEHGLWVYNIHNHTADPLLINGDLFDEWVLSMLPSGSKGLWFTTPYGFYRFNRRNFGLETFVQTGQIIDNNRKVSRRIVRLADGRLMIGASDHFVILDTAALKVAPSPPNVTIINFRAMDSSIQLSTLYYKNAPLALNHRQNFINIEFKSLQYHHEAIRYFYQLDGVDEDWVQANGLLVARYTNLPPGSYIFRVRSMNTAGTFSSGVTTLYFNILPAFWQTTWFRMLGLLLVVAIIYTYFRIRIYLIKREARRRTQIEQQIAQLEMKALRAQMNPHFIFNALNSIQTFMMKSETEQALSYLNRFARLIRNVLDSSQLNSITISKEIRMIENYIELEKLRFADQFDCDIHVDAALDPDFTDIPTMILQPFVENAIWHGLLHKKERGKLTIIFTKEIDRVLCMIEDDGIGRERSAALKQQTGDEHHSRGIQITRDRLALYNKRFNLDMTFDIEDLPSGTRVNVWFPLDEE; translated from the coding sequence ATGAATGTGAAGTACCGCTTTGCTACTTTTATATTTTGTCTGCTGACAATATATAGTTATTCTGTGCGTGCACAGGAGTCGACACTTTCATATTCATTCCGCCACCTGGATCTCAACGATGGGCTGGCCAGTAATCACGTATCAGCTATCTTACAAGACCGCAAAGGGTTTATCTGGATTGCCAGCACGGCATTACAGCGTTACGATGGGAGTAACCTGATCACCATTGCCAGCTTTGACAAGGTACCCGGCTCTATTTATTACGATGATATCTGCCTGTGTGAAGATAAGAAAGGACGGATCTGGATGGGGGCTCCGGACAACATTCGTTTTTATGATCCTGTTACATCCAAAGTAAAGGTCCTGAAAATGGATATGCTCCCAATGGGCACCGGCAATGTATATTGTAGTCATATTATACAGGATCATGCAGGGGTGATCTGGGTCACCACCGAGGAAGGATTATATCGCTATGATGAACAGTCTTCCACCTTCGTTATTCCCAAAGAAGTACCCGAAGCGCAGCGTGCTGAAATGTACAGCGCCATTACTGAAGATAGAAAAGGTAACCTCTGGATCAGTGGCAGGAAAGGCATCTATATGCTGAGTGCCGACCGGAAACACCTGTATGGCAGAAATAACAATCCCCTACAGATTCCCCTGCTAAATACACTGGGTAGCGTTAAGCAGTTTTTCATCGATAGCCACGAACGGCTCTGGGTTGCAGATAGGCTTGGCGACACACTCTACTGCTATATACCCGCACAAAACCAGTTAAAAGGCTGGCCCTTCAGGATCAATCAACCTCCTGAAGGGAATCTGGTCACAGACATTACCGAAGACAAAGACAATCAGATATGGGTAGCAACGGAATTGGGCGGCATCTACCGCTATGATGAAAAGGCAAACGATTTCCACCTCAACATCCGCGCAAATAACGAAGACGATAAAAGATTCCACTACGACTTTGAAGTCAACTGTTTCCTGAATGACAGAGATGGCCGCCTATGGATAGGTACTGACAGGGGTTTAAATATTCTGAATACTCCTGATCCGGCGTTTCGCATCATGGATCAGCGGGAGCCAAATGCAAATCTACCCCAGGCAGAAGTGACTGGTCTTTTCCAGGATAATAAAGGGAATATCTATGCAGGTTATTGGGGTAAGGGCTTTAGCTGGCTCTCACCTGATTTGCAGTTTAAAAAGCAGTTCCTCAAAGAAGTACCTGAGGAGCGGGGATTGGTATGGAGTTTTGCCCAGATGCCGGATGACAAGGTGCTGGTAGGGCAGGAAAATGGCTGGTTATCAATATTTGACCCTAAGCAGGGGGGATTTGTAGCGCATAAACACAAAGATGTATTTGATGATCAGACGCTCATGACCATGCTGCCGGAAAATGATACCACCGTGTGGATAGGATTGTATAAAAACGGACTGGTACGTTGGAACCCTGTAACAGATACATTCATGGCTTGTCAGAACCTGATGAATAAAATCCGGCATCCTATCACGGTGATGGATATAGCGAGGCAGGGAGACTGTATATTATGGCTCGCTACGAGTGATGCTGGTTTGATCCGGTATAATCATGTTACCCAGAAGATAGTGTCGCGGGAGCTGTTTCCCTATGCACATTTATCTGTCAGTAATATCACCTGTTTGAAACTGCTGGATGATACGACGCTCGTAGCAGGTACAGAGCATGGTTTGTGGGTATACAATATTCATAATCATACAGCTGATCCATTATTGATCAATGGCGACCTGTTTGACGAGTGGGTACTAAGCATGTTACCTTCTGGCAGCAAGGGTTTGTGGTTTACTACCCCATATGGTTTTTATCGTTTTAACAGACGGAATTTCGGTCTGGAAACCTTTGTACAGACAGGACAGATCATTGATAATAACCGTAAGGTGAGTAGACGGATTGTACGACTGGCAGATGGCCGGTTGATGATAGGGGCCTCAGATCATTTTGTGATATTGGATACGGCGGCATTGAAAGTCGCACCTTCGCCACCCAATGTCACCATTATCAATTTCAGGGCCATGGACAGCAGTATACAGCTGAGTACCCTGTATTATAAAAATGCACCGCTGGCACTGAATCATCGTCAGAACTTTATCAACATTGAATTCAAAAGTCTGCAATATCACCATGAAGCCATCCGCTATTTTTATCAGCTGGATGGGGTAGATGAAGACTGGGTACAGGCTAATGGTCTGCTGGTAGCCAGGTATACGAATCTACCTCCGGGTAGTTATATATTCCGGGTAAGAAGTATGAATACTGCCGGCACTTTTTCATCGGGTGTAACGACATTGTATTTTAATATTCTGCCTGCTTTCTGGCAAACTACCTGGTTTCGTATGTTGGGGCTGCTGCTGGTAGTAGCGATCATCTATACTTATTTCAGGATAAGAATCTACCTGATCAAAAGAGAAGCCCGCCGCCGTACACAAATAGAACAACAGATTGCACAGCTGGAAATGAAGGCCCTCCGGGCACAAATGAATCCGCACTTCATCTTCAATGCCCTGAACTCTATTCAGACATTTATGATGAAGAGTGAAACAGAGCAGGCGCTTTCTTACCTGAATCGTTTTGCAAGACTGATCAGGAATGTGCTGGATAGTTCACAGCTGAATAGTATTACTATTTCCAAAGAGATCAGGATGATTGAAAACTACATAGAGCTGGAAAAGTTACGTTTTGCGGATCAATTTGATTGTGATATACATGTAGATGCCGCACTGGATCCTGATTTTACGGATATCCCTACCATGATTTTACAACCCTTTGTGGAGAATGCCATCTGGCATGGGTTGCTACACAAAAAGGAAAGGGGGAAACTCACTATTATATTCACGAAAGAAATAGATCGGGTACTATGTATGATAGAAGATGACGGTATTGGCAGGGAAAGGTCGGCAGCGTTGAAGCAACAAACTGGCGATGAGCATCATTCCAGGGGGATACAAATAACGCGTGACAGGCTGGCTTTGTACAACAAACGATTTAACCTGGATATGACCTTTGATATAGAAGATTTGCCATCAGGAACGAGAGTGAATGTATGGTTTCCACTCGACGAAGAATAA
- the gap gene encoding type I glyceraldehyde-3-phosphate dehydrogenase, with product MGTNLKIGINGFGRIGRLVYRQIYKMPGIDVVAINDLTSPAVLAHLLKYDSAQGRFDADVKHSDNAISVDGNEVKIYAQKDPSQIPWGNHGVDVVIESTGFFADKDKAEAHIKAGAKRVVISAPATGDLKTVVFNVNHDILDGSETIISCASCTTNCLAPMAKVLEDTYGIELGIMTTIHAYTNDQNTLDAPHPKGDLRRARAAAANIVPNSTGAAKAIGLVLPSLKGKLDGNAQRVPTITGSLTELTSVLKKKTTVEEINAAMKAASNESFGYTTDEIVSSDIIGIHFGSLFDATQTKIVSVGDKQLVKTVSWYDNEMSYVSQLVRTVKYFAGLISK from the coding sequence ATGGGAACTAATCTTAAAATCGGTATTAATGGTTTCGGTCGTATTGGCCGTTTAGTATACCGTCAGATCTACAAAATGCCAGGTATAGACGTGGTAGCTATTAATGACCTTACAAGTCCCGCAGTTTTAGCTCACCTTCTGAAATATGATTCAGCTCAGGGTCGTTTCGATGCTGATGTGAAGCACTCCGATAACGCTATCTCCGTTGACGGAAATGAGGTGAAAATTTACGCTCAAAAAGATCCTTCTCAAATTCCTTGGGGTAACCATGGTGTTGACGTAGTTATCGAATCAACCGGTTTCTTCGCCGATAAAGACAAAGCTGAAGCTCACATCAAGGCTGGTGCTAAGAGAGTTGTTATCTCCGCTCCTGCAACTGGTGACCTGAAGACTGTTGTATTCAACGTAAACCATGATATCCTGGATGGTAGCGAAACTATCATTTCCTGCGCTTCATGTACTACTAACTGTCTGGCTCCAATGGCTAAGGTACTGGAAGATACTTATGGTATCGAACTGGGTATCATGACCACTATCCACGCTTACACCAACGACCAGAATACCCTGGATGCACCTCATCCTAAGGGTGACCTGCGTCGTGCACGTGCTGCTGCTGCTAACATCGTACCTAACAGTACTGGTGCTGCTAAAGCTATCGGCCTGGTACTGCCTAGCCTGAAAGGTAAACTGGATGGTAACGCACAGCGTGTTCCAACCATCACTGGTTCCCTGACTGAACTGACTTCCGTTCTGAAGAAGAAGACTACCGTTGAAGAAATCAACGCTGCTATGAAAGCTGCTTCTAACGAATCATTCGGTTATACTACAGACGAAATCGTGAGCAGCGACATCATCGGTATCCACTTCGGTTCCCTGTTCGATGCTACTCAGACTAAGATCGTTTCTGTAGGCGACAAACAACTGGTTAAGACTGTATCATGGTATGACAACGAGATGAGCTATGTGTCTCAGCTGGTTCGTACCGTTAAGTACTTTGCCGGTTTGATCAGCAAATAA
- a CDS encoding TPM domain-containing protein, with translation MRQVYCLLVGFFLALGMVQAQELKIPPRPNPPRLVNDLAGVLQSDQVATLENKLLEYNDTTSTQIAIVTIPSTNGRDIAEVGLAILRDWGIGTKEKNNGILILAAIDDRKIRIEVGTGMEGVVPDAIANRIIDENIKPNFKAGDYYQGFDEAIDRIVEASKGEYKGTPNRAKDGSNAPGLVILIIIIVVIISILNNRGGGGGHTFSRRGWTGWIGPGLFGGGSRGGSWGGGGGGGGFGGFGGGSGSGGGSSGSW, from the coding sequence ATGAGGCAAGTATACTGCCTGCTTGTAGGTTTCTTCTTAGCCCTGGGAATGGTACAGGCACAGGAATTAAAGATTCCTCCCCGCCCCAATCCACCCCGGCTGGTGAATGACCTGGCAGGCGTGCTGCAAAGCGATCAGGTGGCCACACTGGAAAACAAACTGTTAGAGTACAACGATACCACTTCTACACAGATTGCCATTGTGACCATCCCTTCTACCAACGGGAGGGACATTGCCGAAGTAGGTCTGGCTATACTCCGTGACTGGGGTATCGGTACCAAAGAGAAAAACAATGGTATACTGATACTGGCAGCCATAGACGACAGAAAGATCCGTATCGAAGTCGGCACCGGTATGGAAGGCGTAGTACCAGATGCTATCGCTAACCGTATCATCGATGAGAACATTAAGCCAAACTTCAAAGCCGGCGATTACTATCAGGGTTTTGATGAAGCGATAGACAGGATCGTTGAAGCGTCGAAAGGAGAATACAAAGGCACGCCCAACAGGGCAAAAGACGGCAGCAATGCACCAGGACTGGTTATACTGATCATCATAATTGTAGTGATCATTTCGATCCTGAACAATCGCGGTGGCGGTGGTGGTCATACATTCAGTCGTCGTGGATGGACTGGTTGGATTGGCCCGGGTCTCTTTGGCGGCGGTAGCCGTGGAGGTAGCTGGGGCGGTGGCGGAGGAGGAGGCGGCTTTGGCGGCTTCGGTGGAGGCTCCGGTAGCGGAGGAGGTTCAAGCGGCAGCTGGTAA
- a CDS encoding TPM domain-containing protein — MRLFPKKELLTEAEKQQLVQAIRNAERMTSGEIRVFVESRCKFVDPIDRAHEIFIQLGLEKTRFRNGVLLYFALKDKQYAIAGDKGIHEKVGKDFWKEKTKSMLAHFANNQVVTGIETCIGEIGEALCLHFPHEGDDINELPDDIVVGR, encoded by the coding sequence ATGCGTTTATTCCCTAAAAAAGAACTGCTCACCGAAGCAGAAAAACAGCAACTGGTACAAGCGATCCGGAATGCGGAAAGAATGACCAGCGGAGAAATCCGCGTATTTGTCGAAAGCCGTTGCAAATTTGTTGATCCCATAGACAGGGCACATGAGATCTTTATTCAACTGGGTCTGGAGAAAACAAGGTTCCGCAATGGAGTGCTACTCTATTTTGCACTGAAAGACAAACAGTATGCTATAGCCGGGGATAAAGGCATTCATGAAAAAGTGGGTAAAGATTTTTGGAAAGAGAAAACAAAAAGCATGCTGGCACATTTTGCCAATAACCAGGTGGTAACAGGTATCGAAACCTGCATTGGTGAAATAGGCGAAGCGCTGTGTTTACACTTTCCACATGAAGGAGATGACATTAACGAATTACCGGATGACATAGTAGTAGGGAGATGA
- a CDS encoding LemA family protein: MKKSTLTLIIILVVVLIFGGCGVSKYNSIVRQDQAVKSKWSNVEAQYQRRADLIPNLVSTVKGAANFEKETLTQVMEARAKATQITIKGDDLTPEKVQQYQAAQGQLSTALGRLLAVSEAYPELKANQNFRDLQAQLEGTENRITVARNDFSTAVESFNSTVSTFPNNIVAGFGGFKAKEYYMADKGSENAPKVQF, encoded by the coding sequence ATGAAAAAGAGTACGCTCACACTGATCATTATTCTTGTTGTAGTATTAATCTTTGGAGGCTGTGGTGTATCCAAATACAATAGCATCGTACGTCAGGATCAGGCAGTAAAAAGCAAGTGGAGCAATGTGGAAGCACAGTATCAGCGCAGAGCTGATCTGATCCCAAACCTGGTTTCGACTGTTAAAGGTGCAGCTAACTTTGAGAAAGAAACCCTGACACAGGTAATGGAAGCAAGAGCAAAAGCTACCCAGATCACTATCAAAGGCGATGACCTGACTCCTGAAAAAGTACAACAGTACCAGGCAGCACAAGGTCAGCTGAGTACAGCACTGGGCAGACTGCTGGCTGTATCAGAAGCTTATCCTGAACTAAAAGCTAACCAGAACTTCCGTGACCTGCAGGCACAACTCGAAGGCACTGAAAACCGCATCACCGTAGCACGTAATGACTTTTCCACTGCTGTGGAAAGCTTTAATAGCACTGTCAGCACTTTCCCTAACAATATCGTAGCTGGTTTCGGTGGTTTCAAAGCCAAAGAATACTACATGGCCGATAAGGGTTCTGAAAATGCGCCTAAGGTGCAGTTCTAA
- a CDS encoding phosphoglycerate kinase, with the protein MSKFSDFNFKGHKAVVRVDFNVPLNDQFQITDDTRMTAAVPTIKKILADGGSVILMSHLGRPKDGPTDKYSLKHLVNHLIKLLEGVTVKFATDCIGEVAEKAAAALQPGEVLLLENLRFYKEEEKGDKGFAEKLSKLGDVYVNDAFGTAHRAHASTAVIAEFFSTDKRMFGLLMEAEVNNAEKVLHGSEKPFTAILGGAKVSDKILIIENLMEKANNIIIGGGMAYTFLKAQGKEIGSSLCENEKLDLALELLAKAKVKGVQLILPVDSIAADKFAADANTQEVSNDNIPAGWMGLDIGPKSVAIFSETIQQSKTILWNGPMGVFEMKAFQNGTKSVADAIVLATAQGAFSLVGGGDSVAAVNQFGLADKVSYVSTGGGAMLEYFEGKTLPGIAAVKG; encoded by the coding sequence ATGAGTAAATTTTCCGATTTCAACTTTAAAGGTCATAAAGCAGTAGTGCGCGTTGACTTTAACGTGCCACTGAACGATCAATTCCAGATCACTGATGATACCCGTATGACCGCTGCTGTTCCTACCATCAAAAAGATCCTTGCTGATGGCGGTAGCGTAATCCTGATGTCTCACCTGGGTCGTCCAAAAGATGGTCCTACCGATAAATATTCTCTGAAACACCTGGTTAACCACCTGATCAAATTGCTGGAAGGTGTGACCGTTAAGTTCGCTACCGATTGTATTGGCGAAGTAGCTGAAAAAGCTGCTGCTGCCCTGCAACCAGGCGAAGTGCTGCTGCTGGAAAACCTTCGCTTCTACAAAGAAGAAGAAAAAGGTGATAAGGGCTTCGCAGAAAAGCTGTCTAAACTGGGTGACGTATATGTAAACGATGCATTCGGTACAGCTCACCGTGCACACGCTTCTACTGCTGTGATTGCTGAATTCTTCTCAACTGACAAACGTATGTTTGGTCTGCTGATGGAAGCTGAAGTTAACAATGCAGAAAAAGTACTGCATGGTTCAGAAAAACCTTTCACCGCTATCCTGGGTGGTGCTAAGGTGAGCGACAAAATCCTGATCATCGAAAACCTGATGGAAAAAGCTAACAACATCATCATCGGTGGTGGTATGGCTTATACTTTCCTGAAAGCGCAGGGTAAGGAAATCGGTAGTTCTCTGTGCGAAAACGAGAAACTGGACCTGGCACTGGAACTGCTCGCTAAAGCTAAGGTGAAAGGCGTACAGCTGATCCTGCCTGTTGACTCTATCGCAGCTGATAAATTTGCAGCTGATGCCAACACCCAGGAAGTTAGCAATGACAACATCCCAGCTGGTTGGATGGGTCTGGACATCGGACCTAAATCCGTAGCTATCTTCAGCGAAACGATCCAACAGTCTAAAACCATCCTGTGGAATGGTCCTATGGGTGTGTTCGAAATGAAGGCTTTCCAGAATGGTACCAAATCTGTAGCTGATGCTATCGTGCTGGCTACAGCACAGGGTGCATTCTCTCTGGTAGGTGGTGGTGACTCTGTTGCTGCTGTGAACCAGTTTGGCCTGGCTGACAAAGTTAGCTATGTATCTACTGGTGGTGGTGCTATGCTGGAGTATTTCGAAGGAAAGACCCTACCTGGTATTGCTGCTGTAAAAGGATAA
- the dctA gene encoding C4-dicarboxylate transporter DctA translates to MSKLTRHLYFQVIIAVIIGILVGHYYPQIAPTGELISTIFINLIKMLIAPIIFLTIVLGIARMGDMKKVGKVGGKALLYFEIVTTLAITIGLLVANYLKPGKSIDFSSVSGADIAKAARIQQDAAGFSWTEFLLHIVPSNAVEAFAKGEIIQVLVFAILFGYGITKLNGKGDGLLNTFERISEVFFNILKFIMKLAPIGAFGGMAFTIGKFGLKALHPMISLMLCVYLTMFLFIFIVLGTIAYLYKFSLWKYLKFISNELLIVLGTSSSESALPGIMEKLEKMGCHKEIVGLVIPAGYSFNLDGTSIYLSMSMIFLAQVAKVDLSIWQELTIIGILMITSKGAAGVTGSGFIVLASTLAVIKVIPAEGLALLIGVDRFMSEARAITNLIGNGVATIVMAKSEKAFDEEKYKLAVGVQ, encoded by the coding sequence ATGAGTAAACTAACGCGCCACCTCTATTTCCAGGTTATCATCGCCGTCATCATCGGTATTCTCGTCGGCCACTACTATCCACAAATTGCTCCTACAGGAGAATTGATCAGTACCATCTTTATCAACCTGATAAAGATGCTGATTGCCCCCATCATCTTCCTTACCATCGTACTTGGCATCGCCAGAATGGGAGATATGAAGAAAGTAGGCAAGGTAGGTGGCAAAGCGTTACTTTATTTCGAAATCGTGACCACCCTCGCCATCACTATCGGCCTCCTTGTTGCGAACTATTTAAAACCCGGTAAAAGCATTGATTTTTCCAGTGTGTCGGGTGCCGACATTGCAAAAGCGGCCAGGATCCAACAGGATGCAGCTGGCTTTAGCTGGACGGAATTCCTGCTCCATATTGTTCCTTCCAATGCTGTAGAAGCCTTTGCCAAAGGTGAAATTATCCAGGTACTGGTCTTTGCAATTCTCTTTGGCTACGGTATTACAAAACTGAATGGAAAGGGTGATGGTCTCCTGAATACCTTCGAGCGCATTTCAGAAGTCTTTTTCAATATCCTTAAGTTTATCATGAAACTGGCGCCAATTGGTGCCTTTGGAGGGATGGCTTTTACTATTGGTAAGTTCGGCCTCAAAGCCCTGCACCCTATGATCTCACTTATGCTATGTGTATACCTGACTATGTTCCTGTTCATCTTCATCGTACTGGGAACGATCGCGTATCTGTACAAATTCAGCCTCTGGAAATACCTCAAATTTATAAGTAACGAACTTCTGATCGTACTGGGTACATCCAGTTCCGAATCTGCCCTGCCGGGTATTATGGAGAAACTGGAAAAAATGGGTTGCCATAAAGAGATCGTAGGTCTCGTTATCCCCGCAGGTTATTCCTTTAACCTGGATGGTACGAGTATCTACCTCAGTATGTCTATGATCTTCCTGGCGCAGGTGGCAAAAGTAGACCTGAGCATCTGGCAGGAGTTAACCATCATTGGCATCCTGATGATCACTTCCAAAGGAGCTGCAGGTGTAACAGGTAGCGGTTTTATCGTACTCGCCTCCACACTGGCTGTTATCAAAGTGATCCCTGCAGAAGGTCTTGCACTCCTGATAGGTGTTGATCGTTTTATGAGCGAAGCCAGGGCTATTACAAACCTGATCGGTAATGGTGTAGCCACTATTGTGATGGCAAAAAGTGAAAAAGCTTTTGATGAGGAAAAGTATAAGCTGGCTGTAGGTGTTCAGTAA
- a CDS encoding response regulator codes for MSEQHIHILYIDDEIHNLNAFKASFRRLYTVFTASSAEEAEKVLEKEEVHIIISDQRMPRMTGIEFFESILDRYPEPIRILLTGYADINAVIDAINKGQVYKYFSKPWNDEDLRHNIEKAFEVYALRKENKELTAKLLDVNEKLEFLLRQKLIS; via the coding sequence ATGAGTGAACAACACATCCATATTCTGTATATAGATGATGAGATACACAACTTAAATGCGTTCAAAGCATCTTTCCGTAGGCTTTACACGGTGTTTACGGCAAGTTCGGCTGAGGAAGCAGAGAAAGTGTTGGAAAAGGAAGAAGTCCACATCATCATTTCAGATCAGCGGATGCCCAGGATGACCGGGATTGAATTTTTTGAGTCTATCCTTGACAGGTATCCTGAGCCTATCCGAATCTTACTGACAGGTTATGCCGACATCAATGCGGTTATTGATGCCATCAACAAGGGTCAGGTGTATAAGTATTTTTCCAAGCCATGGAATGACGAGGATCTTCGTCACAACATTGAAAAGGCATTTGAAGTCTATGCCCTCCGTAAAGAGAACAAGGAATTAACAGCAAAGCTGCTGGATGTAAATGAGAAGCTGGAGTTCCTGCTCCGTCAAAAGCTCATTTCTTAA
- a CDS encoding protein-ADP-ribose hydrolase, giving the protein MLPYSCKDITTLQVDAIVNAANSQLLGCFHPFHKCIDNAIHSAAGPRLREACHQLMLRQGHTEPTGQAKITPGFFLPAKYVIHTVGPIVAHLTPTPLQEEQLASCYKSCLEVAHAKGDIQSIAFCCISTGVFGYPPALAAKVAIRTVYNWVAAHPESPVQKVIFNVFSDADYQIYQKELAVWNSGN; this is encoded by the coding sequence TTGCTACCTTATAGCTGTAAGGATATTACCACCCTACAGGTAGATGCAATCGTAAATGCAGCCAATTCACAACTACTTGGATGTTTCCACCCATTTCATAAGTGTATAGACAATGCCATTCATTCAGCAGCAGGCCCCCGTTTGCGTGAAGCATGCCATCAACTCATGCTCCGGCAAGGACATACAGAACCAACAGGACAAGCAAAGATCACTCCCGGTTTTTTCCTGCCTGCTAAATATGTCATTCACACTGTAGGCCCGATAGTAGCACATTTAACACCTACCCCATTACAGGAAGAACAACTTGCCAGTTGCTATAAAAGCTGTCTGGAAGTGGCGCATGCTAAGGGAGATATTCAATCTATCGCCTTCTGCTGCATCTCCACAGGTGTATTTGGTTACCCACCAGCACTGGCAGCAAAAGTAGCCATCCGCACGGTGTATAACTGGGTTGCCGCACATCCGGAGAGCCCTGTGCAAAAAGTCATCTTCAACGTATTCAGCGACGCAGATTATCAGATCTATCAAAAAGAATTAGCAGTATGGAATTCGGGCAATTGA